A single region of the Bifidobacterium asteroides DSM 20089 genome encodes:
- a CDS encoding DUF3710 domain-containing protein produces MGLFGFGRKRAKRQAEGDVEDQKDQSKELDESRDAEESTEKPDQTSQTSQADGDETAAGRDEAEQSGKGPWDSTDPEAPDTDEYLDIGALMLPFLQGSELRLKANSQTGDVLGATITYKSSSLELEPFAAPKSLGLWDEVRADLLKANPSCKEVDGVFGKELTLPVKVKGKNLLTRVVGIDGPRWMLRGIFSGPAAKGGKEKDVLDGYLADLVVVRGDEPLAPRDLVPMHAPITPNQRRGEAEDPESKDDESAQIPGKPEGPFDSDQQTEVKTTLSRGPMFSEVR; encoded by the coding sequence ATGGGATTGTTCGGTTTCGGCAGGAAACGCGCCAAGCGACAGGCCGAGGGGGATGTCGAGGATCAGAAGGACCAGTCCAAGGAGCTCGACGAGTCCAGGGACGCTGAGGAGTCCACAGAGAAACCCGACCAGACCTCACAAACCTCTCAGGCCGACGGTGATGAGACGGCTGCGGGGCGGGACGAAGCCGAGCAGAGCGGGAAAGGCCCCTGGGACAGTACGGATCCCGAGGCCCCCGACACCGATGAGTACCTGGACATCGGCGCCCTGATGCTGCCCTTCCTGCAGGGCAGTGAGTTGAGGCTCAAGGCCAACTCGCAGACCGGCGACGTGCTGGGGGCCACCATCACCTACAAGTCCTCCAGTCTGGAGCTGGAGCCCTTCGCGGCCCCCAAGTCCCTGGGCCTGTGGGACGAGGTCCGGGCCGACCTGCTCAAGGCCAACCCCTCCTGCAAGGAGGTGGACGGCGTCTTCGGCAAGGAGCTGACCCTGCCTGTCAAGGTCAAGGGCAAGAACCTGCTGACCCGGGTGGTGGGCATCGACGGACCCCGCTGGATGCTGCGAGGAATCTTCTCCGGCCCTGCGGCCAAGGGCGGCAAGGAGAAGGATGTCCTCGACGGCTACTTGGCTGACCTGGTGGTTGTCCGTGGCGATGAGCCCCTGGCCCCTCGTGACCTGGTTCCCATGCATGCGCCCATCACCCCCAATCAGCGCCGAGGAGAAGCCGAAGACCCGGAGTCCAAGGACGACGAGAGTGCGCAGATCCCCGGCAAGCCGGAGGGTCCCTTCGACTCGGACCAGCAGACCGAGGTGAAGACCACACTGTCGCGCGGACCCATGTTCTCGGAGGTCCGCTGA
- a CDS encoding DUF3159 domain-containing protein — protein sequence MEAIGGWRGIVESLLPGLVFLVFFLVTGRLGLTVVVSAALAVVQLLIRLVQRQSFLGALTGLLSVGICLVAAWLTRDARNYYLPGFLTNGFWIIVLGASLLARIPGIGLVVEYLRRPVVSGWKQWLASWRSEPELVRAYTQATLVWIAVFALRLLVQVPLYLTGSVGFLGAARLILGLPLFALGIWISWLLIGGPYHRRQTDQGQADQEVHADHD from the coding sequence ATGGAGGCCATCGGCGGATGGCGGGGGATCGTCGAGTCCCTGCTGCCAGGGCTGGTATTTCTGGTTTTCTTCCTGGTGACCGGCCGACTGGGTCTGACCGTGGTGGTTTCGGCGGCCCTGGCCGTTGTGCAGCTCCTGATTCGCCTGGTCCAGCGGCAGTCCTTTTTGGGGGCGCTGACCGGTCTGCTTTCGGTGGGCATCTGCCTGGTGGCCGCATGGCTGACCCGGGATGCGCGTAACTACTATCTGCCAGGATTCCTGACCAACGGATTCTGGATTATCGTTTTGGGCGCCTCGCTGCTGGCACGGATACCCGGCATAGGCTTGGTTGTGGAGTACCTGCGCCGACCTGTCGTCTCAGGCTGGAAGCAATGGCTGGCCTCTTGGCGCAGTGAACCGGAGCTGGTACGGGCCTATACCCAGGCCACTCTGGTCTGGATCGCCGTCTTCGCGCTGCGCCTGCTGGTCCAGGTGCCGCTCTACCTGACTGGTTCCGTCGGGTTTCTTGGCGCCGCACGCCTGATATTGGGCCTGCCCTTGTTCGCCTTGGGCATCTGGATTAGCTGGCTGCTGATCGGGGGCCCCTACCATCGCCGCCAGACTGACCAGGGTCAGGCCGATCAGGAGGTTCACGCCGATCATGACTGA
- a CDS encoding class I SAM-dependent RNA methyltransferase: protein MTETRVRLRIERYADQGRCVSHLEDGRVVFVRFALPGELVEVLLDEPHGRAGRFATGEVTQVLEASPDRRDPVWSLAGPLAWGGGLGGADLIHVSLPGQLAWKADLIGQQMARLGGVDVHVPVARVPGDEQLGGLHWRTRIELVADDQGRPSMRRRGSHDRLPIQTMPLATQELLDLAEELGIWEGGLPAGARIRLAVPQPRDGGPVGDNYALLVDGRLGKGSRLLTERLEARTGPEYQVRADGFWQVHRQAPVVLTKAILDQARQALDGVAEPVIWDLYCGSGLFTLPLAALADGRARLLAVEGSAGAIASAKNNVKQAGLDRVVLRRGDVAKVLAGGVPKGLGHPDLILLDPPRAGAKAQVCRLLAACGVGTIIYVACDPTSLARDTATLISLGYSPRYLEAFDIYPMTHHVETVAVFTRTVGRHR, encoded by the coding sequence ATGACTGAGACCAGGGTTCGTCTGCGCATCGAACGCTATGCCGACCAGGGCCGTTGCGTGAGCCACTTGGAGGACGGCCGGGTGGTCTTTGTCCGCTTTGCCCTGCCCGGGGAGCTGGTGGAGGTCCTCCTGGACGAGCCCCACGGCCGGGCAGGCAGATTCGCCACGGGCGAGGTCACCCAGGTGCTGGAGGCCAGCCCTGACCGCCGTGACCCCGTCTGGTCCTTGGCTGGCCCGCTTGCCTGGGGAGGTGGACTGGGCGGCGCCGATCTGATTCACGTGAGCCTGCCCGGTCAGCTGGCCTGGAAGGCCGATCTGATCGGTCAGCAGATGGCCCGTCTGGGCGGGGTGGATGTTCATGTACCGGTGGCCCGGGTTCCGGGCGATGAGCAGCTGGGTGGCCTGCACTGGAGGACCCGAATCGAGCTGGTGGCCGACGATCAGGGTCGTCCCTCCATGCGTCGGCGGGGATCACATGACCGTCTGCCGATTCAGACCATGCCCCTGGCCACTCAGGAGCTGCTGGACCTGGCTGAAGAACTGGGCATCTGGGAAGGCGGCCTGCCGGCGGGAGCTCGCATACGCCTGGCCGTTCCCCAGCCGCGCGATGGGGGACCGGTTGGCGACAACTACGCCCTGCTGGTGGATGGCCGCCTGGGCAAGGGGAGTCGCCTACTGACGGAACGGCTGGAGGCCAGGACAGGACCTGAGTACCAGGTCCGGGCCGACGGATTCTGGCAGGTCCACCGCCAGGCACCGGTCGTACTGACCAAGGCGATCCTGGACCAGGCCAGGCAGGCGTTGGACGGGGTAGCTGAACCGGTCATCTGGGACCTCTACTGTGGATCGGGGCTCTTCACTTTGCCTCTGGCTGCTCTGGCCGACGGACGAGCCCGGCTTCTGGCCGTCGAGGGTTCTGCCGGAGCCATTGCCAGTGCGAAAAACAACGTAAAGCAAGCCGGACTGGATCGTGTGGTCCTGCGTCGAGGGGACGTGGCCAAGGTCCTGGCTGGCGGTGTACCCAAGGGGCTGGGCCATCCCGACCTGATCCTGCTGGATCCACCCAGGGCCGGCGCCAAGGCTCAAGTCTGCCGACTGCTGGCCGCCTGCGGGGTTGGGACCATCATCTATGTGGCCTGCGACCCGACCAGCCTGGCCAGGGATACAGCCACCCTGATCTCCCTGGGCTACAGCCCCAGGTATCTTGAGGCCTTTGATATCTACCCGATGACCCACCATGTGGAGACTGTGGCTGTCTTCACCCGCACGGTGGGAAGGCATCGCTGA
- a CDS encoding substrate-binding domain-containing protein, with product MSRAGRIVAVVRRLAGLLLAVALLAGLPMLTGCAPKDRAVGDSWHEGTVPHDGVDRSDTLVALIGCPQKDDKDSDTGLDSRILASLQAQRMKGYFSSAHSTSDQQDGVQDAINRGVSLILIRRPGAGDWAPALKAARKAGIPVVEFAQSAKAWTPDPGRLYYAATVHPVDPAGNPHAPLLADALQTIVDDGPHARIMAVRLSADREGAEDEHRQ from the coding sequence ATGAGCCGCGCCGGGCGGATCGTGGCAGTGGTCAGGCGGCTGGCGGGTCTACTGCTGGCGGTCGCTCTGCTGGCAGGCCTGCCCATGCTGACCGGCTGCGCCCCCAAGGACAGGGCCGTGGGCGACTCCTGGCATGAGGGCACCGTGCCTCATGATGGCGTGGATCGCTCCGACACGCTCGTGGCTTTGATTGGATGCCCGCAGAAGGATGACAAGGATTCGGATACCGGTCTTGACAGCCGTATCCTGGCCTCGTTGCAGGCGCAGCGCATGAAGGGTTATTTTTCTTCAGCGCATTCCACCAGCGATCAACAGGATGGGGTGCAGGATGCCATCAACCGCGGGGTCAGTCTGATTCTGATTCGCCGACCCGGAGCCGGCGACTGGGCCCCTGCCTTGAAGGCGGCCCGGAAGGCGGGCATCCCCGTGGTAGAGTTCGCTCAAAGCGCCAAGGCTTGGACCCCTGACCCAGGTAGGCTCTACTATGCGGCTACGGTCCACCCGGTGGATCCTGCCGGGAATCCACATGCGCCCTTGCTGGCCGACGCCCTGCAGACCATTGTGGACGACGGACCGCATGCAAGGATCATGGCCGTGCGCCTGAGCGCCGACCGAGAGGGGGCCGAGGATGAGCACAGGCAGTGA
- a CDS encoding HAD-IC family P-type ATPase yields MGTTADTGFPETDRPGLSPQEVERLKAQGLVNVSQDQTSRSLGQIIRDNVFTLFNGIILTAMVVVLLTGQWKDAVFGLIIIINTGIGVATELKAKHTLDGLSILVASDYTVRRDGRNLTVPHDAIVKGDLLWIRSGDQVPADAQIIDTYGLELDESMLTGESRTVKHKPGDQVYSGSTAVSGMALAQVTAVGADSYAATLTAKAKVYKKVHSDLNEGINTILKVMTVVVIPLCLLLIFTQMRTVGGFQTALATGAWRQAVVSAVAGVVGMIPEGLVLLTSLNFALAAIRLARHQTLVQQMESVETLARVDALNLDKTGTITDGGIVYDDLHPLAEDLPAQQMRQALVDVCAEESPNATGRAILKGMDDLHPGRAVSRLPFSSARKWSAVADRSGKIWYFGAPEVLLASQAGSWPQVDRQVADLADRGYRVLMLAAPDVYPSTDQPDYFTSSPDLPGNLKPLALITCSEHIRDDAAETLAWFRQQGVRCRVISGDNPATVAAIATKVGLTGDRAPRAMDARQLPKDTAALAEVLEDVDVLGRVLPDQKKAIVQALHLKGHTVAMTGDGVNDSLALKEADLGIAMGNAAAATKAVAQLVLVDSRFSHLPDVVARGRQVMANMERVAGLFLVKTVYSALISLGVVLTGIPFPYLPRHITYIGALTIGTPAFFLALAPNTRRYRPGFLKRVVTFALPSGIATALIVLTAAWSLPGLLGLDLARPGDLGRWRSVCAIVLFCMGVLVLTQVARPLRSWRGLLVLFFAAAGVIGALIPMVARFFAISLPSGPALAATVAFALVGALLMVLAVLGYPACARYIGQVTHRR; encoded by the coding sequence ATGGGGACAACGGCGGACACAGGCTTTCCGGAGACCGACAGGCCGGGGCTGAGCCCCCAGGAGGTGGAGCGGCTGAAGGCCCAGGGCCTGGTCAACGTCTCCCAGGACCAAACCTCCCGCAGCCTGGGCCAGATCATCCGCGACAACGTCTTCACCCTCTTCAACGGAATCATCCTGACCGCCATGGTGGTGGTCCTGCTGACCGGCCAGTGGAAGGACGCGGTCTTCGGCCTGATCATCATCATCAACACCGGCATTGGCGTGGCCACCGAGCTCAAGGCCAAGCACACCCTGGACGGGCTGTCCATCCTGGTGGCCTCCGACTATACGGTGCGCAGGGATGGGCGCAACCTGACCGTGCCCCACGATGCCATCGTCAAGGGGGATCTGCTCTGGATCCGCTCCGGGGACCAGGTACCCGCCGACGCGCAGATCATCGACACCTACGGTCTGGAGCTGGACGAGTCCATGTTGACCGGCGAATCGCGCACGGTCAAGCACAAGCCGGGAGACCAGGTCTACTCGGGCTCCACGGCCGTCTCGGGCATGGCCCTGGCCCAGGTGACCGCCGTGGGCGCCGACTCATACGCCGCCACGCTGACGGCCAAGGCCAAGGTCTACAAGAAGGTCCACTCCGACCTGAACGAGGGCATCAACACCATCCTCAAGGTCATGACCGTGGTGGTCATTCCCCTCTGCCTGCTGCTCATCTTCACCCAGATGCGGACCGTGGGCGGCTTCCAGACGGCCCTGGCCACCGGAGCCTGGCGGCAGGCCGTGGTGTCCGCCGTGGCCGGGGTCGTGGGCATGATCCCCGAGGGTCTGGTCCTTTTGACCTCCTTGAACTTCGCCCTGGCCGCCATCCGCCTGGCCCGGCATCAAACGTTGGTCCAGCAGATGGAGTCCGTGGAGACCCTGGCCCGGGTGGATGCCCTGAATCTGGACAAGACCGGCACCATCACCGACGGGGGCATCGTCTACGACGACCTGCATCCGCTGGCCGAGGATCTGCCGGCCCAGCAGATGCGGCAGGCCCTGGTGGACGTCTGCGCGGAGGAGAGCCCCAACGCCACCGGCCGGGCCATCCTCAAGGGGATGGACGACCTGCACCCGGGCAGGGCCGTCAGCCGCCTGCCCTTCTCCTCGGCCCGCAAGTGGAGCGCCGTGGCCGACCGGTCCGGAAAAATCTGGTACTTCGGCGCCCCGGAGGTGCTCCTGGCATCCCAGGCGGGCAGCTGGCCCCAGGTGGACCGGCAGGTGGCCGACCTGGCCGACCGCGGCTACCGTGTGCTGATGCTGGCCGCCCCCGATGTGTATCCGAGCACCGACCAACCTGACTACTTCACCAGCAGTCCCGACCTGCCCGGGAACCTGAAGCCCCTGGCCCTGATCACCTGCTCGGAGCACATCCGCGATGACGCTGCCGAGACCCTGGCCTGGTTCCGCCAGCAGGGCGTGCGCTGCCGGGTCATTTCGGGCGACAACCCGGCCACGGTGGCGGCCATCGCCACCAAAGTGGGCCTGACCGGCGACCGGGCGCCCCGGGCCATGGATGCCCGGCAGCTGCCCAAGGACACGGCAGCCCTGGCCGAGGTGTTGGAGGACGTGGACGTGCTGGGCCGGGTCCTGCCCGACCAGAAGAAGGCCATCGTCCAGGCCCTGCACCTGAAGGGCCATACGGTGGCCATGACCGGCGACGGGGTCAACGACTCCCTGGCCCTGAAGGAGGCGGACCTGGGCATCGCCATGGGCAATGCGGCGGCCGCCACCAAGGCCGTGGCCCAGCTGGTCCTGGTGGATTCACGCTTCTCCCACCTGCCCGACGTGGTGGCCCGTGGCCGGCAGGTCATGGCCAACATGGAGCGTGTGGCCGGCCTCTTCCTGGTCAAGACCGTCTACTCGGCCCTGATCTCCCTGGGCGTGGTCCTGACCGGCATCCCCTTCCCCTACCTGCCCCGGCACATCACCTACATCGGCGCCCTGACCATCGGTACGCCGGCCTTCTTCCTGGCCCTGGCCCCCAACACCAGGCGCTACCGGCCCGGCTTCCTGAAGCGTGTGGTCACCTTCGCCCTGCCCTCGGGCATCGCCACTGCCTTGATTGTGCTGACGGCGGCCTGGAGCCTGCCCGGCCTGCTGGGACTGGACCTGGCCCGGCCCGGCGACCTGGGGCGCTGGCGTTCGGTCTGCGCCATCGTCCTCTTCTGCATGGGCGTGCTGGTCCTGACCCAGGTGGCGCGGCCCCTGCGCTCCTGGAGGGGGCTGCTGGTCCTCTTCTTCGCTGCAGCCGGGGTGATCGGGGCCCTGATCCCCATGGTGGCGCGGTTCTTCGCCATCAGCCTGCCCTCCGGTCCGGCCCTGGCCGCCACCGTGGCCTTCGCGCTGGTGGGTGCCCTGCTCATGGTCCTGGCCGTCCTGGGCTATCCGGCATGCGCACGTTACATAGGCCAGGTAACACATAGGCGCTAA
- the acnA gene encoding aconitate hydratase AcnA has product MSESAQDAGRSKLKVGSEEFEYYRISDLPGIDHLPYSLRILAENLLRHQNGTTVTRDQLDQLDQLLDWDPKAQPDREIQYSPARVLMQDFTGVPCMVDLATMRDAVKALGDDPSLVNPLIPAQMVIDHSVQVDSSGVPGALEHNMDMEYRRNSERYRFLRWSQQAFQNFRVVPPGTGIIHQVNLEYLAQVVMRRDRTKGEGPALVYPDSCVGTDSHTTMVNGLGVLGWGVGGIEAEAAMLGQPISMLVPQVLGFKLTGSIPEGVTATDVVLTVTQMLREVGVVGRFVEFHGKGLAQVPLANRATLGNMSPEFGSTCAIFPIDRITLDYLRLTGRSDEHVRLVEAYAKANGLWMDPEDADCPEPEYSQVLELDLSTVRPSIAGPRRPQDRILLDQAQKTYQRDLKDYSDQDKDKGEAVPVKKDDGSEFSLRDGDVVIAAITSCTNTSNPSVMVAAGLLARQARARGLKPKPWVKTSLAPGSQVVTDYLNRTGLSKDLDALGFELVGYGCTTCIGNSGPLDPAIHQAIADHDLTVTAVLSGNRNFEGRISPDVKMNYLASPPLVVAYALAGTMDFDPWRDPLGQDSQGKPVMLADIWPSQEAIESVVGTALDRDMYLRDYADVFGGDERWRKLEVPEGELFHWDQDSTYIRRQTFFDGMKAQPDPLEDIHGARALALLGDSVTTDHISPAGAIKADAPAGRYLQEHGIAPRDFNSYGSRRGNHEVMVRGTFGNIRLRNQLLASAGLDVRPGGFTYDFLNGQETTIFEAAQDYARQGTPLVVLAGSEYGTGSSRDWAAKGTRMLGVRAVIARSFERIHRSNLIGMGVLPLEFPAGQSAQSLGLDGQETYDLVGIDELNSSLPEQVQVRAQRPDGGRVEFAAKVRIDTPGEAEYYRNGGILQYVLRGLLSRADQEA; this is encoded by the coding sequence ATGTCAGAATCCGCACAAGATGCCGGTCGTTCCAAGCTCAAGGTGGGCTCCGAGGAGTTCGAATACTACCGGATCAGCGACCTGCCGGGCATCGACCACCTGCCCTACAGCCTGCGCATCCTGGCCGAGAATCTGCTGCGGCACCAGAACGGGACCACGGTGACCCGGGACCAGCTGGACCAGCTGGACCAGCTGCTGGACTGGGACCCCAAGGCCCAGCCCGACAGGGAGATCCAGTACAGTCCCGCCCGGGTGCTCATGCAGGACTTCACCGGCGTGCCCTGCATGGTCGACCTGGCCACCATGCGCGACGCCGTCAAGGCCCTGGGCGACGACCCCTCCCTGGTCAACCCGCTCATCCCCGCGCAGATGGTCATCGACCACTCCGTCCAGGTGGACAGCTCGGGCGTGCCTGGCGCCCTGGAACACAACATGGACATGGAATACCGGCGCAACAGTGAGCGCTACCGCTTCCTGCGCTGGAGCCAGCAGGCCTTCCAGAACTTCCGCGTCGTGCCCCCGGGCACCGGCATCATCCACCAGGTCAACCTGGAGTACCTGGCCCAGGTGGTCATGCGCAGGGACAGAACTAAAGGAGAGGGGCCGGCCCTGGTCTACCCGGACTCCTGCGTGGGCACCGACTCCCACACCACCATGGTCAACGGCCTGGGCGTGCTGGGCTGGGGCGTGGGCGGCATCGAGGCCGAGGCGGCCATGCTGGGCCAGCCCATCTCCATGCTGGTGCCCCAGGTCCTGGGCTTCAAGCTGACCGGATCCATCCCCGAGGGGGTCACCGCCACCGACGTGGTGCTGACCGTGACCCAGATGCTGCGCGAGGTGGGCGTGGTGGGCCGGTTCGTGGAGTTCCACGGCAAGGGCCTGGCCCAGGTCCCCCTGGCCAACCGGGCCACCCTGGGCAACATGAGCCCTGAGTTCGGCTCCACCTGCGCCATCTTCCCCATCGACCGAATCACCCTGGACTACCTGCGTCTGACCGGCCGCAGCGACGAGCATGTGCGCCTGGTGGAGGCCTATGCCAAGGCCAACGGGCTGTGGATGGACCCGGAGGATGCCGACTGCCCCGAGCCCGAGTATTCCCAGGTGCTGGAGCTGGACCTGTCTACGGTGCGTCCCTCCATTGCCGGCCCCCGGAGGCCCCAGGACCGCATCCTGCTGGACCAGGCCCAGAAGACCTACCAACGGGATCTCAAGGATTACAGCGACCAGGACAAGGACAAGGGCGAGGCTGTGCCGGTCAAGAAGGACGACGGCAGCGAGTTCAGCCTGCGGGATGGGGATGTGGTCATTGCGGCCATCACCTCATGCACCAACACCTCCAACCCCTCGGTCATGGTGGCCGCCGGTCTGCTGGCCCGCCAGGCCCGGGCCCGGGGCCTCAAGCCCAAGCCCTGGGTCAAGACCTCGCTGGCTCCCGGCTCCCAGGTGGTGACGGACTATCTGAACCGGACCGGCCTGAGCAAGGACCTGGACGCCCTGGGCTTCGAGCTGGTCGGCTACGGCTGCACAACCTGCATCGGCAACTCCGGACCCCTGGACCCGGCCATCCACCAGGCCATCGCCGACCACGACCTGACGGTGACGGCCGTGCTCTCGGGCAACAGGAACTTCGAGGGCCGCATCAGCCCGGATGTGAAGATGAACTACCTGGCCTCGCCGCCCCTGGTGGTGGCCTACGCCCTGGCCGGCACCATGGACTTCGACCCCTGGCGCGACCCCCTGGGCCAGGACAGCCAGGGCAAGCCGGTCATGCTGGCGGACATCTGGCCCTCCCAGGAGGCCATCGAGTCCGTGGTGGGCACCGCCCTGGACCGGGACATGTACCTGCGCGACTATGCGGACGTCTTCGGCGGGGATGAGCGCTGGCGGAAGCTGGAGGTGCCGGAGGGCGAGCTCTTCCACTGGGATCAGGATTCCACCTACATCCGCCGCCAGACCTTCTTCGACGGAATGAAGGCCCAGCCCGACCCCCTGGAGGACATTCACGGGGCCCGGGCGCTGGCCCTGCTGGGGGATTCGGTCACCACCGACCACATCTCGCCCGCAGGGGCCATCAAGGCCGACGCACCGGCCGGCCGCTACCTGCAGGAGCATGGCATAGCCCCCAGGGACTTCAACTCCTATGGCTCCCGGCGCGGCAACCACGAGGTCATGGTCCGGGGCACCTTCGGCAACATCCGCCTGCGCAACCAGCTGCTGGCCTCGGCGGGGCTGGATGTGCGGCCGGGAGGGTTCACCTACGACTTCCTGAACGGCCAGGAGACGACCATCTTCGAGGCGGCGCAGGACTACGCCAGGCAGGGCACGCCCCTGGTGGTGCTGGCCGGCAGCGAGTACGGCACGGGCTCCTCCAGGGACTGGGCGGCCAAGGGCACCCGGATGCTGGGCGTGCGGGCCGTCATCGCCAGGTCCTTCGAGCGCATCCACCGCAGCAACCTGATCGGCATGGGCGTGCTGCCGCTGGAGTTCCCGGCGGGTCAGTCGGCCCAGAGCCTGGGGCTGGACGGCCAGGAGACCTATGACTTGGTTGGCATTGATGAGCTCAACAGCTCCCTGCCCGAGCAGGTCCAGGTGCGGGCCCAGCGGCCCGACGGCGGCAGGGTGGAGTTTGCGGCCAAGGTGCGCATCGATACCCCTGGCGAGGCCGAGTACTACCGCAACGGCGGCATCCTGCAGTACGTGCTGCGTGGGCTGCTGTCCAGGGCCGACCAGGAGGCCTGA
- a CDS encoding Bax inhibitor-1/YccA family protein — protein MAFNGNPRPQAPYGQYIQQPMPTMQGGEPYGMGAPIDTNAAYSFEKAERVSMSRAYAEMAVGLLVTALTAYLTARTGLLLAFMQATGALGWIGMAVVQVAFAMILSVRVMRMRTSTARVMFYLYAALMGFTLSTIFITYSLPSIMLTLVISAGFFFVLSMLGLTTRRNMLGMGSIFMAGLLMLILVQVVMLFLAPSNTALRVVSAIGIILFAGLTMYDAQQTRVIFATYRSQGPEVIKRVSILCALNLYLDFVNLFLYILNLVGDRN, from the coding sequence ATGGCTTTCAACGGGAATCCGCGGCCGCAGGCCCCATACGGTCAGTACATACAGCAGCCGATGCCGACCATGCAGGGTGGTGAGCCCTACGGCATGGGCGCGCCCATCGACACCAACGCAGCGTACAGCTTTGAAAAGGCGGAGCGGGTCTCCATGTCCCGCGCCTATGCGGAGATGGCGGTCGGCCTGCTGGTCACCGCCCTGACGGCCTACCTGACCGCCCGGACCGGACTGCTCCTGGCCTTCATGCAGGCCACGGGCGCCCTGGGCTGGATCGGCATGGCCGTGGTCCAGGTGGCCTTCGCCATGATCCTGAGCGTCCGGGTCATGCGCATGCGCACCTCCACCGCCCGGGTCATGTTCTACCTCTATGCGGCCCTGATGGGCTTCACCCTAAGCACCATCTTCATCACCTACTCACTGCCCTCCATCATGCTGACCCTGGTGATCAGCGCAGGCTTCTTCTTCGTCCTCAGCATGCTGGGGCTGACCACGCGGCGCAACATGCTGGGCATGGGGTCCATCTTCATGGCCGGCCTGCTCATGCTGATCCTGGTCCAGGTGGTCATGCTCTTCCTGGCCCCCTCCAACACGGCCCTGCGCGTGGTCTCGGCCATCGGCATCATCCTCTTCGCCGGGCTGACCATGTATGACGCCCAGCAGACCAGGGTCATCTTCGCCACCTACCGCAGCCAGGGGCCGGAGGTCATCAAGCGGGTCTCCATCCTCTGCGCCCTCAACCTCTACCTGGACTTCGTCAACCTCTTCCTCTACATCCTGAATCTGGTCGGCGACCGCAACTGA